A window of Mucilaginibacter robiniae genomic DNA:
ACCCATAACGGACAATCTTGCTGGTACACCTTTAACTCCGGAAAAAACTTTTCAATTTCAATCACGTACGATTGTGATTGCACGGTTCCGGTAGTGCCCAATACACCAATTTCTTTTGATGTTGAATAATCACCAATTACCTCAGCTGTTGGCCTGATAACCCCCAGCACTCTTTGATCAGCATACTTACCCGGCATATCCACCTGCTGTATGGTACGCAAAGCTTTTGCTGAGGCCGTATTACAAGCTAGAATAATTAATGGGCAGCCTTGTTTAAATAACCATTCCACACACTCCCAAGTATATTGATGAATAGTTTGAAAAGATCGGTTTCCATAAGGTGCACGGCTATTATCACCCAAATAGATATAATCATAACCGGGTAACTGCTCAATAATGGAGCGAGCAACAGTTAACCCACCTATGCCTGAATCAAAAATACCAATAGGATGATGAGATTGCATACAGGCAAAAATAACGAAAGCGAGAGCACTGCTCTCGCTTTCCGGTAAAATAATGTGTTTACTGTATTATTTGATACCTAATTTCAATTTTACAGCTGGCATTAAATCATCACTTGGAGGCGATACGATTAATGCAGTTTGACCTGAATCTAACACGTAGTTATAACCTTTTTCTTTAGCAACAGTAGTAATAGCAGTACGTACTTGGTCGCTTAATGGTTTAATCAACTCAGCGCTTTTAGCTTGTACCTGTTGGTTAAAGCTATTATTTGAATCCTGTAAGCGTTTGTACAAATCTTGCAACTCGCCTTCAGATACGGTACGTGCGGCATCAGTCATGCTTGCTCTGCTTTTTTCATAAGCTGCATTTTTGGTTTGCAACTCATTTTGCATAGTTTGTAACTGATCAGTAAAGGTTTTTTGGTAAGCAGTTATTTGCGTGTTTATGGTTTTGGCTTGTGGCATTTGTTCCATTACCGCACCAAAATCAATGTAGGCAACTTTAGTTTGTGCTTTGGCAAAACTTCCCGCCAGTAACATGCATCCGGCAACTAAAGCAACTTTAAATAATTGTTTCATTTTTGTTCTGTTGTTCTTTGTTTTTAAGCGTTTATTTTATTTTAATAGTTTTATTACTTAGCAAGTGCACCAGGTTTCAAACCTAATCTGGTAATTACAGCATCACTTTTGTTATAACGCGGGTTAACATACAACATAATAACTTCGCTGTTTTTATCAAAAATCATGTCCAGGTTTTCGCTTTCGGCTTCGGCCTGCACAGCTTTCGCTACTTTATCTTGTATAGGTTTAACTAAAGCGGTGCTGCGTTGAGTCAGCTCACCATCGGGTCCGAACTTTTGACGTTGAAAATCTTTAGCAGCTTTTTCCTTGTCAATAATTTCTGCCTCACGGCGTTTTTTCATATCACCAGTTAGTAAAACCTGATCAGCCTGATAGGCTTTATACAAACGGTCAATTTCCTGAAACCGGCCATCCACCTCTTTTTGCCATTGGTCTGATAAAGCACTTAACTGTTTTTGTGATGATACATATTCAGGCATATGTTTCAATATATACTCTGAATCAACATAGGCGAAACGTTGTGCCCATGCACCTGTTAAGCCTAATAACGTAAATGTTAATGTAAACAGTATCTTCTTCATACAAATTTATTAATTAAATCCGCCGTTCAAGCTTTGTGAAATTGAGAAGTGGAATTGACCTTTATTAGCATCCGGGATGCCAGGTATTTTATCAAATCCATAACCATAATCCAAGCCCAGCAGACCAAATATAGGTAAAAATATCCTAGCACCCACACCCACCGAACGACGGATGTTAAATGGATTATAATCGCGGAAGCTATCCCAGGTGTTACCACCTTCAGCAAAGGTAAGCATAAAGATAGTTGCTGACTGTGATTGGATAACCGGATAACGCAACTCCATAGTGTACTTGCTATATATCGGGCTACCTGGGTTAGTATCAGTACTGTAGTTTTTACCAACCGGGATAATAGAGAAGTTTTGGTAACCTCTTAAACCGACAATCTCGCTACCTTGTAAAAACTGATAAGTAGCCATACCATCACCACCCAGTTTAAAACGCTCGAACGGTGATTGCCCTACTGCCTTGTTATAGCTACCCAAGAAACCAAAGCGGGTTTGTGACATCAACACCAGTTTACCGGCAATACGGGTAAACCATTGCGCATCAAATTTCCATTTATGATATTCAACAAAATGGTAGCGATCTTCTGGTGTAGCAATAGTATAGTTTGTATTGTTGAACAAAGAATATGGAGGCGTAACTTGTATTGTAAAACGGATATTTGAACCACTTGTTGGATAAATAGGTGCATCTAATGAGTTACGGCTTAACTCCTGAGTTAACTTGATATTGAATGAGGTACCGTTAGTAAACAGGTAACCGGTATAGTTATCCAGTTTGTAGTGGTCAAAGTTCAACGAGTAGTTCAACTGGAAGTAATCATCAGGCCAGTGCAAACGCTTACCTAAAGTTACACCGATACCATTAATACGTAAGTAATTATAGCGATAATCTGATTTAGCATAAAACTGACCGGTTGAACTTAACTGCGTATAAGCTGATAAGCTGAAGAAGATCGGCTTTTTACCACCTAACCAAGGTTCTGAAAACGTGAACGAAAAGTTCTGGTAGTTTTTACCGTTGGCCTGACCACGCAAACTCAGCTTTTCACCATCACCTTTAGGTAGTGGGCGGTAAGCTTTACCGTTAAAGATGTTGCGGATAGAGAAGTTATTAAACGTTAAGCCTAAAGTACCTACCAGCTGGCCACCACCAAAACCACCAGAAAGCTCAATCTGATCGGAAGGTTTTTCAACTACGTTGTAGATAATATCTACTGTTCCGTCTTGTTGGTTAATGTTGGTTGGTTTAGGCTCAATTTTCTGCTCATCAAAGTTACCTAATTGGGTAATTTGACGGGTACTGCGTACAATAGCCTGCTTTGAAAATTTCTGTCCCGGCTTAGTAGCTAACTCACGTCTGATGACGTTCTCGTTAGTTACTTCGTTACCTTTAATGATAATGCGGTTAATAGTATATTGCGCACCTTCATAAATACGAATATCTAAATCAACGGTATCATTATACACACGGGTTTGTACCGCATCGGCATGGTAAGTAAGGTAACCGTTATCTAAGTAAATAGAGTTCACATCCTGTCCGTCAGGTGTACCACCATCTAAACGTTTGCTTAGCTCTTCTTCACTAAATACATCTCCTTTTTTAATCTGTAATATTTTATCCAGTGTTGTTGCTGGGTAACGTGCATTGCCAGACCAGGTGATTTTACCAAAGTAGTATTTATGGCCTTCGTAAACTTTAATTTTAACATTTACAGTTTGCTCATCATGCTTCCATACCGAATCGCTCAAAATGGCTGCATCACGGTAACCTTTGGCTTGCATTTTTTCAACCAGTGTTTGTTTGTCTTCTTCGTACTGGTCGCGCTTGAACTTTTTAGAACCAAAAATATTATAAAACTTTCTTTGACGGGTTTTAGGCAAAAACTTACGCAACTCGCGTGATTTTAAATCCTTGTTACCCTCAAAAACAATCTCGTTAACTTTTACTTTTTGTTTTTTATCAATAGCCACATCCAGAATAACGCTATTCGCATCTCCCGGATCTTTTCGTTCTTTAATATCAACCGTAGTATTTAAAAAGCCTTTATCATTAAAAAACTTTTTGATGATTGTGGTGGTGCTGGTCAGCACGTTTTCATTTACAATTTTCCCGGTTTTATCATTCAGCTTTTTTTGCAAATCTTCAATTTCGCCTTTACGAATACCGGTTAAATGCAAACGAGACAAGCGCGGGCGCTCTTGTACGCTTATTTCCAGATATACAGTATCCAAGTTAATCTTTGATACATATAACTGCACATCATCAAACAAACCTTGGGCCCACAAGTTCTTTAGAACATTGGCCGAAGCTTCGCCTGGCAGACTTATTCTGTCACCTTTGTTGATTTTAGCTATCTGTATTAATACATCTTTATCCAGATACTTGGTGCCTGTTACTGTAATGCCACCAATAGTATAATCTTTAGGATTGAGATAGCTCAAGCTGTCAGCAGGTATGGCTGCTCTATTGACACCTTGCCTACCGCCGATAATTTGAGCTAAGGCTGCAGTACTTATAAAGGAAAACAGAACAGCAAATAATAGTTTATTCATCCGAATATTTTAGTGGGCTAAAAGTAGCTTATACAGTTGTTAAAATTTGTTAAAAGAAAAATTAGTTAACCTGTTCACTGGTTTTTCCGAAGCGACGTTCTCTTTTTTGATAGTCCAGAATGGCTTCATATAAATCATCGCGCCGGAAATCAGGCCAAAGTTTATCAGTAAAATAAAGTTCCGCATAGGCAATTTGCCACAGCAGGTAATTACTAATGCGATATTCACCACTGGTTCTGATAAGCAGTTCAGGGTCAGGCATGTTCTTGGT
This region includes:
- the murI gene encoding glutamate racemase, with the translated sequence MQSHHPIGIFDSGIGGLTVARSIIEQLPGYDYIYLGDNSRAPYGNRSFQTIHQYTWECVEWLFKQGCPLIILACNTASAKALRTIQQVDMPGKYADQRVLGVIRPTAEVIGDYSTSKEIGVLGTTGTVQSQSYVIEIEKFFPELKVYQQDCPLWVPLIESGEYTQPGADYFIKMYLDKMLSQSAKIDTLLLACTHYPLLQSKIQSFLPENITVVSQGDIVAKSLTNYLQRHPEIETKLTQKGNCQFFTTTDDTADFDRHASTFFAAPVTSAYVHIP
- a CDS encoding OmpH family outer membrane protein, with protein sequence MKQLFKVALVAGCMLLAGSFAKAQTKVAYIDFGAVMEQMPQAKTINTQITAYQKTFTDQLQTMQNELQTKNAAYEKSRASMTDAARTVSEGELQDLYKRLQDSNNSFNQQVQAKSAELIKPLSDQVRTAITTVAKEKGYNYVLDSGQTALIVSPPSDDLMPAVKLKLGIK
- a CDS encoding OmpH family outer membrane protein, producing MKKILFTLTFTLLGLTGAWAQRFAYVDSEYILKHMPEYVSSQKQLSALSDQWQKEVDGRFQEIDRLYKAYQADQVLLTGDMKKRREAEIIDKEKAAKDFQRQKFGPDGELTQRSTALVKPIQDKVAKAVQAEAESENLDMIFDKNSEVIMLYVNPRYNKSDAVITRLGLKPGALAK
- the bamA gene encoding outer membrane protein assembly factor BamA — encoded protein: MNKLLFAVLFSFISTAALAQIIGGRQGVNRAAIPADSLSYLNPKDYTIGGITVTGTKYLDKDVLIQIAKINKGDRISLPGEASANVLKNLWAQGLFDDVQLYVSKINLDTVYLEISVQERPRLSRLHLTGIRKGEIEDLQKKLNDKTGKIVNENVLTSTTTIIKKFFNDKGFLNTTVDIKERKDPGDANSVILDVAIDKKQKVKVNEIVFEGNKDLKSRELRKFLPKTRQRKFYNIFGSKKFKRDQYEEDKQTLVEKMQAKGYRDAAILSDSVWKHDEQTVNVKIKVYEGHKYYFGKITWSGNARYPATTLDKILQIKKGDVFSEEELSKRLDGGTPDGQDVNSIYLDNGYLTYHADAVQTRVYNDTVDLDIRIYEGAQYTINRIIIKGNEVTNENVIRRELATKPGQKFSKQAIVRSTRQITQLGNFDEQKIEPKPTNINQQDGTVDIIYNVVEKPSDQIELSGGFGGGQLVGTLGLTFNNFSIRNIFNGKAYRPLPKGDGEKLSLRGQANGKNYQNFSFTFSEPWLGGKKPIFFSLSAYTQLSSTGQFYAKSDYRYNYLRINGIGVTLGKRLHWPDDYFQLNYSLNFDHYKLDNYTGYLFTNGTSFNIKLTQELSRNSLDAPIYPTSGSNIRFTIQVTPPYSLFNNTNYTIATPEDRYHFVEYHKWKFDAQWFTRIAGKLVLMSQTRFGFLGSYNKAVGQSPFERFKLGGDGMATYQFLQGSEIVGLRGYQNFSIIPVGKNYSTDTNPGSPIYSKYTMELRYPVIQSQSATIFMLTFAEGGNTWDSFRDYNPFNIRRSVGVGARIFLPIFGLLGLDYGYGFDKIPGIPDANKGQFHFSISQSLNGGFN